In Bacillota bacterium, the sequence CTCTATTTTAAAGACGAAGAGGGGCGGTATCTTGTCCGGGAAACGCAGGAGATCGTTAAAGTTCCCGGCATCGCAAGGGCAACGCTGCAAGCCCTCTGCGAGGGGCCCGCGGGTACTGCTTTAAAACCGAGCCTTCCGGCAGGGACAGAGCTGCGGGAGCTAAACATCAGGCCTGACGGGACGTGTATCGTTGATTTAAGCCGGGCAGTTACAGAGATTCCCGGGCAGGATCCGAAGGCAGAGGCCCTGGCTGTTTATGCGGTTGTAAATACCCTCACGGAGTTCCCAACGGTGGAAAGAGTCAAAATCCTTGTGGAGGGGCAGCTCCGGGAAACCCTCGCCGGGCACATTCCCATTGATGAGCCGCTGCTCCGTAATCTTACCTTTGTTAAAAATTCGTAAATTCAATTATTTTTTCCCACCCTTGTTTTTGGCAGGAAATTTGGCAATTGGTGTCGAACCTACCATTTTAAAAGAAATTCCAGCAGGATACAACAAGGGTGGGTTCAGATGGAAAAGTTCGTGTCGAAAAAGGGCCGAAGAAATTTTAATCGGGGTCTTCCGGCGGGAAGGAGATTGTATCCCCCGGCGGCCCTTTTTATTTTGTTTCTTCTAGGAATAGGGATTTTGGGGAGTGTTATTCTTTTCTGCACCCCGGCGTTTGCTGCGGGTTTTTCAGATTTGCAGGGGCATTGGGCCGCCGGGGAGATTCAGAAAGCGGTTGCAGAGGGTTACCTGAAAGGTTACCCGGATGGAACCTTTCAGCCCGACCGGGTAGTGACCCGCGCCGAGTTTGTGGCACTCGTAAACGGTGCCTTCCAGGTGAAACCATCTCAAAAGGTGCAGGTATCTTTTAAAGATGTTAAGCCGGGCGACTGGTTTGCGCCCGCGGTCGAGGCGGCCCTGGCGGCAGGCTACATAGAAGGCTACCCGGACGGAACCTTCCGGCCCCAAAAAGCCGTGAACCGCCAGGAGGCGGCCTGCCTGCTGGCGAAACTCCTGAAGCTAGAGGGAGAGGGGAACATCGCGTTTACAGATGCCGGGAAGATCGCGGCCTGGGCGCGGCCTGCTGTTGCTGCGCTTGTGGCAAAGGGGATCATGGGAGGGTATCCCGACGGGACCTTTCGCCCGGCCCGTTCCATCACGCGGGCGGAAGCGGCCGCGCTGGTGGGACGCGCCCGGGAGGGGCAGGAAGTGACTCCCGTTGCAGTTAGCCTGGTGGTGGTTGAGGAGATCGTCAACGTCCGGTCGGGACCGGGTACGAGTTACCAGGTTCTGGGACAGGTCCGTGCCGGGGATACCCTCCAGGCGCGCGGCCGCAGCGGTAATAACTGGTACGAAGTGGATTTTGGGGGAGGAAGGGGATGGATTGCGGGGTGGCTTGTTCAGGTTGCCCAGGCACCTCCTCCCAGCCGGGACGAGCCCGGCACCCTCGAGGTGAAAGTGGAGCGCCAGGCGAGACAACTGGTGGTTACTTTAGTAGGGAATAAGGATGCCTCCTACCTGTGGGAGGAGAAAGCGAACCCCCAGCGCCTGGTAGTAGCCGCACGGGGGGTTACGGTTGTTCGCACGCCCTTAGAAATAAACGTCCGGGAAGCCGGATTGGAGCGAATCGTGACGAGTTTTCCTGCAGAGGAGCCGGGGACTGCGGAGGTGGAACTCCTTTTTGAGGAGCACCCCTTACCAGTGTTTTATCAGGTAGATGCAGGTGCGCCAGGGGAATTCCGGGTAACCCTACCCAACCAGATCATGCAGGCAGAGACCGCTTCCGACGGAGAGACACTTCTGATCACCCTGCGGGGTACGGCGCCGCTTGCTTACCAATCTTTCAGCTTGAGCGGCCCGAAGCGGCTCGTTTTCGACTTTAACGATTTTGTCCTACACCCGGCTCTGCTTGGCTGGGAACAGGAGGCGAACCTTCCGGAGTTCGGCAGAGTGCGTCTCGGCCAATTCCAACCCGATGTAGCCCGGCTTGTTGTGGAGACGACGCGGGGTGCTTCTTTTGCGGCACAAACCCGGCTGGGGGGCAGGGAACTCCTTCTGAGCATCAGGACTGCGGGGCTGGCCGGAAGGCGGGTAGTCCTCGATCCGGGGCACGGGGGGCGCGATCCGGGAGCGATTGGGCCCGGTGGCGTCCAGGAAAAGGATGTCAACCTGGCGATTGCCCTTCAGGCCCGGGATATCCTCCGCCAGCAAGGGGTTGACGTAATTTTAACCAGAAATGGAGATCAGGAAAAGGAACTGCCTGAACGCGCTCAAGAAGCTAACAACAGCAATGCGGAGGTTTTTGTGAGCATTCACGCCAATTCCGCTAACAACGCCGCGATCGGAGGGACGGCAACTTACACGTATGCACCCCCGAATACGGCTCTCGGCCTCCAGCGGGAGGCCCGCTTCTACCTGGCGCAACTGCTTCAGGAGGAGCTCGTTCGGGCTTTAGGGTTGCGAGACGCCGGGATCTATGAAGCGAACTTCGCGGTGTTGAGGTATACCGCGATGCCTGCTGTGCTGGTAGAGGTCGCTTTTCTCAGCAATCCCGCCGAGGAGCAGTTGCTGGTCAACCCCGAATTCCAGGGGCGGGCTGCGGCAGCCATCGCCCAGGCGATCATCCGCTTTTTAACAGAGTAGTGATCTGTCGGCAAGCCTTAGCCGGGGTTCTTTATTTTCACCACAGGTTGTTTTTTCCATCATCGGGTGCTACAATGAAAGCAGGTGAAAGTAGGTGAGCGCCATGCCCGACGACATGCTTAAAGAGACTGCTACAAGCTACGATCAGCCGCCGCGCGGTTTGCTTTCCCAGGAGTTTTTCTTTTTGCTTCAGCGCATTGACAGGCTGGACGAGAAGCTGAGCGGGGAGATCAGGGCACTTGATGAAAAACTGAGCGGGGAGATCAAAGCAGGAGACGGCAGGCTGAGCGAAGAGATTAAAGCCCTTGATGATAAGTTGAGCAGGGAGATTAAAGCCCTGGAGGAAAAGTTGGGCAATAAACTGAGCAACCTCGGGTTATGGTTTGTTGGCGCCATTGTGACTCTTATTGCAGGATTTGCGGGAGTTATTGTTACGCTTGTGCTGAAATAAATCTATTGGTTTCCAGCCCCAATTCAAGGGGTTTTCTTTTTTTCAGGAGGTGGCGTCTGCAACAAAACGTCCTGAACTCATAAAAAAGACCCGGCACTCAGAGAGGCAACAGGTCAGCCCGCTTTTGAGGAACAGGGTGCCATCTCTGAAATGCCGGGTTTTATTTTCAGGCCGGGTAGGAAAAAGAATAATTTACTTAAATAATTTACTTGTTCAGGGGACCTACCGGTAGCACCGTACGCCCGTAAACAGTGTTGAGGATTCCTGCCGCAGAAGCGTACCAGGCAGCAAAAGCAGTGATAATACCCATAATTCCTCCTGGGACACTGGAGATCAGGCCGAATTCTGCAAGGTCCAGTAAAATAAAGGTGATTTCT encodes:
- a CDS encoding GerMN domain-containing protein; translated protein: MWDFERLREEQKESRRFLLSCLVLVGLVSALLVTGGCDLAEKLQGFKQNRAPAQSEENLPDLFPEDIGTLAEEPEKTSVSLYFKDEEGRYLVRETQEIVKVPGIARATLQALCEGPAGTALKPSLPAGTELRELNIRPDGTCIVDLSRAVTEIPGQDPKAEALAVYAVVNTLTEFPTVERVKILVEGQLRETLAGHIPIDEPLLRNLTFVKNS
- a CDS encoding N-acetylmuramoyl-L-alanine amidase — protein: MGSVILFCTPAFAAGFSDLQGHWAAGEIQKAVAEGYLKGYPDGTFQPDRVVTRAEFVALVNGAFQVKPSQKVQVSFKDVKPGDWFAPAVEAALAAGYIEGYPDGTFRPQKAVNRQEAACLLAKLLKLEGEGNIAFTDAGKIAAWARPAVAALVAKGIMGGYPDGTFRPARSITRAEAAALVGRAREGQEVTPVAVSLVVVEEIVNVRSGPGTSYQVLGQVRAGDTLQARGRSGNNWYEVDFGGGRGWIAGWLVQVAQAPPPSRDEPGTLEVKVERQARQLVVTLVGNKDASYLWEEKANPQRLVVAARGVTVVRTPLEINVREAGLERIVTSFPAEEPGTAEVELLFEEHPLPVFYQVDAGAPGEFRVTLPNQIMQAETASDGETLLITLRGTAPLAYQSFSLSGPKRLVFDFNDFVLHPALLGWEQEANLPEFGRVRLGQFQPDVARLVVETTRGASFAAQTRLGGRELLLSIRTAGLAGRRVVLDPGHGGRDPGAIGPGGVQEKDVNLAIALQARDILRQQGVDVILTRNGDQEKELPERAQEANNSNAEVFVSIHANSANNAAIGGTATYTYAPPNTALGLQREARFYLAQLLQEELVRALGLRDAGIYEANFAVLRYTAMPAVLVEVAFLSNPAEEQLLVNPEFQGRAAAAIAQAIIRFLTE